One window of Dechloromonas sp. ZY10 genomic DNA carries:
- the hsdR gene encoding EcoAI/FtnUII family type I restriction enzme subunit R, with protein sequence MNEAETRAEHIDPALAASGWGVIEGSRIRREYPITLGRLEGGGKRGKPLTADYVLEYRNTKLAVVEAKAWAKPLTEGVGQAKDYAGKLALRFTYASNGQGIYGIDMHTGHEGELPAFPSPEALWQATFAVENAWRNRFAAVPFEDKGGYWQGRYYQDIAIERVLAALADGQDRILLTLATGTGKTFIAFQLAWKLFQSRWNITDWKSNIEPTRRPRILFLADRNILADQAYNAFSAFPEDALVRISPDDIKKKGKVPKNGSIFFTIFQTFMSGPPKDGHPSPYFGEYPQDFFDFIVIDECHRGGANDESNWRGILEYFAPAVQLGLTATPKRKDNADTYAYFGEPVFIYSLKDGINDGFLTPFRLKQIATTLDEYVYTPDDKLVEGEIEAGKRYEEADFNRIIEIKEREKKRVDIFMQSIDQKEKTIVFCATQEHALAVRDLINQAKQSSDPNYCQRVTAEDGVLGEQWLRDFQDNEKTIPTILTTSQKLSTGVDARNVRNIVLMRPVNSMIEFKQIIGRGTRLYDGKDYFTIYDFVKAHHHFSDPEWDGEPVELEACKKCGNTPCTCEKRPPQLCPACGNQPCSCPKEPCPKCGNRPCTCKKKAKVKLADGKERQIQFMTATSFWHPDGTPMSAAQFMEALFGKLPEFFKDEDELRTIWSAPDTRRKLLDGLAEKGFGKDQLAEMQKIIEADKSDLFDVLAFVAYADTPLTREERAERAKVVISQEFGDKQRAFLTFVLAHYVSAGVDELDETKLGPLLKLKYNNAIADAFADLGAPDVVRKAFVGFQRYLYFDAPQN encoded by the coding sequence ATGAACGAAGCCGAAACCCGCGCCGAACATATCGACCCCGCACTGGCCGCCTCGGGCTGGGGCGTCATTGAAGGCAGCAGGATTCGGCGCGAGTATCCGATCACCCTCGGCCGGTTGGAGGGGGGCGGAAAGCGTGGCAAACCGCTGACTGCGGACTATGTGCTGGAATATCGCAACACTAAGCTCGCTGTCGTCGAGGCTAAGGCCTGGGCCAAGCCTCTGACCGAAGGCGTTGGCCAGGCTAAGGATTACGCCGGCAAGCTCGCACTCCGCTTCACTTACGCGAGCAATGGCCAGGGCATCTACGGTATCGACATGCACACCGGCCACGAGGGCGAGCTGCCTGCCTTCCCCTCACCAGAGGCCCTATGGCAAGCCACCTTCGCTGTCGAGAATGCCTGGCGCAACCGCTTTGCCGCCGTACCCTTCGAGGATAAAGGCGGGTACTGGCAGGGGCGCTACTATCAGGATATTGCTATCGAACGGGTGCTGGCTGCGCTGGCGGACGGGCAGGACCGGATTCTCCTGACCCTGGCTACCGGCACCGGCAAAACCTTCATCGCCTTCCAGCTAGCCTGGAAGCTATTTCAAAGCCGCTGGAATATCACTGATTGGAAATCCAACATTGAGCCAACGCGGCGCCCACGCATTCTTTTCCTGGCTGACCGCAACATCTTGGCCGATCAGGCCTACAACGCTTTTTCAGCATTTCCGGAAGATGCTTTGGTGCGCATTTCACCGGACGACATCAAAAAGAAGGGCAAGGTACCTAAGAACGGCAGCATCTTCTTCACCATCTTCCAGACTTTCATGAGCGGCCCTCCCAAGGATGGTCACCCGTCGCCCTACTTCGGCGAATATCCGCAGGATTTTTTTGATTTCATCGTCATCGACGAATGCCACCGGGGCGGTGCGAACGATGAAAGCAACTGGCGCGGCATCCTGGAATACTTCGCTCCCGCCGTACAGTTGGGGTTGACCGCCACACCAAAGCGCAAGGACAACGCCGATACCTACGCTTACTTTGGCGAGCCAGTATTCATCTACTCCTTGAAAGACGGTATCAACGACGGTTTTTTGACGCCTTTCCGCCTCAAGCAGATCGCCACTACGCTGGATGAGTACGTCTATACCCCTGACGACAAACTGGTGGAAGGTGAGATCGAGGCCGGCAAACGCTATGAAGAAGCCGACTTCAATCGGATCATCGAGATCAAGGAACGGGAGAAGAAGCGGGTCGATATCTTCATGCAGTCCATCGACCAGAAGGAAAAGACGATCGTGTTCTGTGCCACGCAGGAACACGCCCTGGCGGTGCGAGATCTGATCAATCAAGCTAAGCAAAGCAGTGATCCGAACTATTGCCAGCGCGTCACAGCGGAGGATGGAGTGCTGGGCGAGCAGTGGCTTCGCGACTTTCAGGATAACGAGAAGACAATTCCGACCATCCTGACGACCTCGCAGAAACTCTCAACCGGGGTCGATGCCCGTAACGTACGCAATATCGTGCTGATGCGACCGGTGAATTCGATGATCGAGTTCAAGCAGATCATCGGCCGCGGCACCAGGCTCTACGACGGCAAGGACTACTTCACCATCTACGATTTTGTGAAAGCACATCACCACTTTAGTGATCCAGAGTGGGATGGTGAGCCGGTAGAGCTTGAGGCCTGCAAGAAATGTGGCAATACGCCCTGCACTTGCGAAAAGAGGCCGCCTCAACTGTGTCCTGCCTGTGGAAATCAGCCCTGCTCATGCCCGAAGGAGCCGTGCCCGAAATGTGGCAATCGGCCATGCACCTGCAAGAAGAAGGCAAAGGTAAAGCTCGCGGACGGTAAGGAACGGCAAATTCAGTTCATGACCGCGACCAGTTTCTGGCACCCGGATGGCACACCCATGTCTGCCGCACAGTTCATGGAGGCCCTATTCGGCAAGCTGCCAGAGTTTTTCAAGGATGAGGACGAACTGCGGACGATCTGGAGCGCACCAGATACGCGCCGCAAGTTGCTTGATGGGCTCGCCGAAAAGGGGTTCGGCAAAGATCAGCTAGCCGAGATGCAAAAGATCATCGAGGCCGACAAATCAGACCTATTCGATGTGCTGGCCTTTGTCGCCTATGCGGACACACCGCTAACCCGCGAGGAGCGTGCAGAACGAGCGAAGGTTGTAATCAGCCAAGAGTTTGGCGACAAGCAGCGAGCCTTCCTGACCTTTGTGCTTGCTCATTACGTCAGTGCGGGTGTGGATGAACTGGATGAAACTAAGCTCGGGCCGCTGTTGAAGCTGAAGTACAACAATGCGATCGCCGATGCGTTTGCTGACCTTGGCGCGCCTGACGTTGTGCGGAAAGCCTTTGTTGGCTTTCAACGGTATTTGTACTTCGATGCTCCCCAAAACTAG
- a CDS encoding flavin reductase family protein: MPASTFDSRAFRNALGRFATGVAIVTAIDPDGHPVGLTINSFSAVSLDPALVLWCLDNRSHNLAAFSRASHHAINILGAEQEELSNRFATWPADRFAGLEWHPGAGGAPVLPGCCAVFEVANDTAHLAGDHTVFIGRVEHFSENSKPAPLLFHAGHYARLA, from the coding sequence ATGCCTGCCAGTACGTTCGACAGCCGCGCCTTCCGCAATGCCCTGGGCCGTTTTGCCACTGGCGTCGCCATTGTCACGGCCATCGATCCGGACGGCCACCCGGTCGGCCTGACCATCAACTCCTTCAGTGCCGTCTCGCTCGATCCGGCGCTGGTGCTGTGGTGCCTCGACAACCGTTCGCACAATCTCGCCGCCTTCTCGCGCGCCAGCCATCATGCGATCAATATTCTCGGGGCCGAGCAGGAAGAACTGTCCAACCGCTTCGCCACCTGGCCGGCCGACCGCTTTGCCGGGCTCGAATGGCATCCCGGTGCCGGCGGCGCGCCGGTGCTGCCCGGCTGCTGTGCGGTGTTCGAAGTCGCCAACGATACCGCCCACCTCGCTGGCGACCACACCGTCTTCATCGGTCGCGTCGAACACTTCAGCGAAAACAGCAAGCCGGCACCGCTGCTTTTCCACGCCGGCCACTACGCCCGCCTGGCCTGA
- the mutY gene encoding A/G-specific adenine glycosylase, whose product MYTAAFTRHLIDWQKQSGRHDLPWQNTRDAYRVWLSEIMLQQTQVTTVIPYYQRFLARFPDVAALAAAPADDVLAHWAGLGYYARARNLHRCAQAIVTVHGGKFPNSPALLAELPGIGRSTAAAIAAFAYGTRAAILDGNVKRVLCRQFAIEGFPGSAAVERQLWALAESLLPECDIEAYTQGLMDLGATCCTRSKPDCTACPVAADCRARQQQRQHELPWPKPRAAQPERSAFFLLIDDGQQLLLERRPPSGLWGGLLVPPEGDPAAVLAGLGLQAEECRNLPAIRHVFTHFKLQLTPVWCRVRPTPGVAEDSRVWIAHRALANAGVPTPFRKLFAERYGQPAADTPD is encoded by the coding sequence TTGTACACTGCAGCATTTACCCGGCATCTGATCGACTGGCAAAAGCAGTCGGGCCGCCACGACCTGCCCTGGCAAAACACCCGCGATGCCTACCGCGTCTGGCTCTCGGAAATCATGCTGCAGCAGACCCAGGTGACGACGGTGATCCCCTACTACCAGCGTTTTCTTGCCCGCTTTCCCGACGTCGCAGCGCTGGCGGCGGCACCGGCCGACGACGTACTCGCCCACTGGGCCGGCCTCGGTTACTACGCCCGCGCCCGCAACCTGCACCGCTGCGCGCAGGCGATTGTCACGGTCCACGGTGGGAAATTCCCGAATTCCCCGGCTCTGCTCGCCGAACTGCCGGGCATCGGCCGCTCGACCGCCGCCGCGATTGCCGCCTTTGCCTACGGCACCCGGGCAGCGATTCTCGACGGCAACGTCAAGCGGGTGCTATGTCGGCAATTCGCCATTGAAGGCTTCCCCGGCAGCGCAGCGGTCGAACGGCAACTCTGGGCGCTGGCCGAGAGCCTGCTCCCGGAATGCGACATCGAAGCCTACACCCAGGGTTTGATGGACCTTGGCGCCACCTGCTGCACCCGCAGCAAACCGGACTGCACTGCCTGCCCGGTTGCCGCCGATTGCCGAGCCCGGCAGCAGCAGCGGCAGCACGAACTGCCCTGGCCCAAGCCGCGCGCTGCCCAGCCCGAACGCAGCGCCTTCTTCCTGCTGATCGACGACGGCCAGCAACTATTGCTGGAAAGACGGCCGCCCAGCGGCCTCTGGGGCGGCCTGCTGGTGCCGCCGGAAGGCGATCCGGCGGCGGTGCTCGCGGGACTGGGCTTGCAGGCCGAGGAATGCCGCAATCTGCCGGCGATCCGCCATGTGTTCACCCATTTCAAGCTACAGCTGACGCCGGTCTGGTGCCGGGTCCGGCCCACCCCGGGCGTCGCCGAGGACAGCCGGGTCTGGATCGCGCATCGGGCACTGGCAAACGCCGGCGTACCGACTCCGTTCCGCAAACTGTTTGCCGAACGCTACGGCCAGCCGGCTGCCGATACGCCGGACTGA
- a CDS encoding ATP-binding cassette domain-containing protein: MIALRNVTFARAGRPLAIDASLQIHDSWKVGVVGANGCGKSSLFALLAGELHAEAGDVEIPARWQIARVAQETPALPTPALEFVLDGDAELRRVERELAAAEAAGDGEAIGHLHARYDEIGGYSAKARAAEVLHGLGFSDADFARPVADFSGGWRVRLNLARALSCRADLLLLDEPTNHLDLDAVLWLENWLKATPATLLLISHDRDFLDAVVGQIIAIDQQRLTLTSGGYSDYERAKAARLATQQAAYEAQQREIAHLSRFVERFKAKATKARQAQSRVKMLERMEIVAAAHVDSPFHFSFRDPESLPDPLLVVEKAAAGYVDRKIINNVTLTLRPGARIGLLGRNGAGKSTLIKLLAGAVPQQGGERKEAKALKLGYFAQHQLEQLREEESPLWHVQKLEPLTPEQELRDYLGGFDFRGEMATRPVGPFSGGEKSRLALALLIRTRPNLLLLDEPTNHLDLEMREALTFALQDYEGAVVFVSHDRHLLRTCADELLLVADGVVQPFDGDLDDYSAWLAAQRVADKEKAVSPTSTVDKQERQQQRAEAKASRQALLAERRKISKEIEKLDKQLAKLQGEKGELDAKFAAPDFYATVDRAQSEEMHKRAADLGEQIDEIELQWLELHEALDALPQPD; encoded by the coding sequence ATGATTGCCCTCCGTAATGTCACCTTTGCCCGCGCCGGGCGCCCGCTTGCCATCGACGCTTCGTTGCAGATCCACGACAGCTGGAAAGTCGGCGTGGTCGGCGCCAACGGCTGCGGAAAATCCAGCCTGTTTGCGCTGCTGGCCGGCGAACTGCACGCCGAAGCCGGCGATGTCGAAATTCCGGCGCGCTGGCAGATCGCCCGCGTGGCACAGGAAACCCCGGCGCTCCCGACCCCGGCGCTGGAATTCGTGCTCGATGGCGATGCCGAGCTGCGCCGCGTGGAGCGCGAACTGGCGGCCGCCGAAGCCGCTGGCGACGGCGAGGCCATCGGCCACCTGCACGCGCGCTATGACGAAATCGGCGGTTATTCGGCCAAGGCGCGTGCCGCCGAGGTGCTGCACGGCCTGGGCTTTTCCGACGCCGATTTCGCCCGCCCGGTCGCCGACTTCTCGGGCGGCTGGCGGGTCCGTCTCAACCTGGCGCGCGCCCTGTCGTGCCGTGCCGACCTGCTGCTGCTCGACGAACCGACCAACCACCTCGATCTCGACGCCGTACTGTGGCTGGAAAACTGGCTCAAGGCGACGCCGGCAACGCTGCTGCTGATTTCGCACGACCGCGACTTTCTCGACGCGGTGGTCGGCCAGATCATCGCCATCGACCAGCAACGCCTGACCCTGACCTCGGGTGGTTATTCCGACTACGAGCGCGCCAAGGCGGCGCGGCTGGCCACCCAGCAGGCGGCCTACGAGGCGCAACAACGCGAAATCGCCCACCTCTCGCGCTTCGTCGAGCGCTTCAAGGCCAAGGCGACCAAGGCGCGCCAGGCGCAAAGCCGGGTCAAGATGCTCGAACGGATGGAAATCGTCGCTGCCGCGCACGTCGATTCGCCTTTCCACTTCAGCTTCCGCGACCCGGAAAGCCTGCCCGACCCGCTGCTGGTGGTGGAAAAAGCGGCTGCCGGCTATGTCGACCGTAAAATCATCAACAACGTCACGCTGACCCTGCGCCCCGGCGCCCGCATCGGCCTGCTCGGCCGCAACGGTGCCGGCAAATCGACGCTGATCAAGCTGCTCGCTGGTGCCGTGCCGCAGCAAGGCGGCGAACGCAAGGAAGCCAAGGCACTCAAGCTCGGTTACTTCGCCCAGCACCAGCTGGAACAGTTGCGCGAGGAAGAATCGCCGCTGTGGCACGTGCAAAAGCTGGAACCGCTGACCCCGGAGCAGGAATTGCGCGATTACCTCGGCGGCTTCGATTTCCGTGGCGAGATGGCGACGCGCCCGGTCGGGCCATTTTCCGGCGGCGAAAAGTCGCGGCTGGCGCTGGCGCTGCTGATCCGCACCCGCCCCAACCTGCTGCTGCTTGATGAGCCGACCAACCACCTCGACCTCGAAATGCGCGAAGCGCTGACCTTCGCGCTGCAGGATTACGAAGGCGCGGTGGTCTTCGTCTCGCACGACCGCCACCTGCTGCGCACCTGCGCCGACGAACTGCTGCTGGTCGCCGACGGCGTGGTTCAGCCTTTCGACGGTGACCTCGACGACTACTCGGCCTGGCTCGCCGCGCAGCGCGTTGCCGACAAGGAAAAAGCCGTTTCGCCCACGTCGACCGTGGACAAGCAGGAACGCCAGCAACAGCGTGCCGAAGCCAAGGCCAGCCGCCAGGCCCTGCTCGCCGAGCGACGCAAGATCAGCAAGGAAATCGAGAAGCTCGACAAACAGCTGGCCAAACTGCAGGGCGAAAAGGGCGAGCTGGACGCAAAATTTGCCGCGCCTGACTTCTACGCCACGGTCGACCGGGCCCAGAGCGAGGAAATGCACAAGCGCGCCGCCGACCTCGGCGAGCAAATCGACGAAATCGAACTGCAGTGGCTGGAGCTGCACGAAGCGCTCGACGCGCTACCGCAGCCCGACTGA
- a CDS encoding Crp/Fnr family transcriptional regulator: protein MNKKAVIDPAEFLCGIEPYRALDAASFARLVASARVQRVERGRMVFEQGEACRGVHVVVSGQLKLAFCSPQGIEKVVGIVTPGEGVGEACMSLGQAYPVHAEALLDTHLIFLPQAALLECLEAHRGFAYQLMMRIAEKLHGLLLDIEATSLLSGAERIAAFLIRQLDEKVESGSAVVDLALPKAVLASRLSLTQEHFSRLLRQLSEYGVIEVAGRHIHIPDVARLRNYLDSGAGHCANRGGRSSGRGRAGWERLAAA, encoded by the coding sequence ATGAACAAGAAAGCAGTGATCGATCCGGCCGAATTTCTGTGCGGCATTGAACCTTATCGGGCGCTCGACGCGGCCTCCTTTGCCCGGCTGGTGGCGAGTGCCCGCGTGCAGCGGGTGGAGCGGGGGCGGATGGTGTTTGAGCAGGGTGAAGCCTGTCGGGGCGTGCATGTGGTGGTTTCCGGCCAACTCAAGCTGGCCTTTTGCTCGCCGCAGGGTATTGAAAAAGTGGTTGGCATCGTCACCCCGGGCGAGGGGGTGGGTGAGGCCTGCATGTCTTTGGGGCAGGCCTACCCGGTGCATGCCGAGGCGCTGCTCGACACTCACCTGATCTTTTTGCCGCAGGCGGCCCTGCTGGAATGCCTGGAGGCGCATCGCGGATTCGCCTACCAGTTGATGATGCGAATCGCCGAAAAACTGCACGGCTTGCTGCTCGACATCGAGGCGACCTCGCTGCTCTCGGGGGCCGAGCGGATCGCAGCTTTCCTGATCCGCCAACTCGACGAGAAGGTCGAGAGCGGCTCGGCGGTAGTCGATCTGGCCTTGCCGAAAGCGGTGCTTGCCTCGCGCCTGAGCCTGACCCAGGAACATTTTTCACGCTTGCTGCGCCAACTGTCCGAGTACGGGGTGATCGAGGTGGCCGGGCGCCACATTCATATCCCCGATGTGGCCCGTTTGCGCAACTATCTCGACTCCGGTGCCGGTCATTGCGCCAACCGGGGAGGGCGCTCGTCCGGGCGCGGCCGGGCCGGCTGGGAACGGCTGGCCGCCGCCTGA
- the thrH gene encoding bifunctional phosphoserine phosphatase/homoserine phosphotransferase ThrH, producing the protein MQIVCLDLEGVLVPEIWIEFSKRTGIPELMRTTRDEPDYDKLMNFRLNLLREHKLGLPDIQKVIGEMGPMEGARAFLDQLREDYQVIILSDTFYEFAHPLMRQLGWPTLFCHSLEADASGMLVNYHLRMPNQKQEAVKRFKELNFTIVAAGDSYNDTAMLGEAHGGILFHPPENVIREFPQFPVTRNYDELRAEIDKAFARVA; encoded by the coding sequence GTGCAAATCGTCTGTCTTGACCTCGAAGGGGTACTCGTCCCCGAAATCTGGATCGAATTTTCCAAGCGCACGGGCATTCCCGAATTGATGCGTACCACCCGCGACGAGCCGGACTACGACAAGCTGATGAATTTCCGCTTGAACCTGCTGCGCGAACACAAGCTGGGCCTGCCCGACATTCAGAAGGTGATCGGCGAAATGGGCCCGATGGAAGGCGCCCGCGCTTTCCTGGACCAGTTGCGCGAGGATTATCAGGTGATCATCCTTTCCGACACCTTCTACGAATTCGCCCACCCGCTGATGCGCCAGCTCGGCTGGCCGACGCTGTTCTGCCATTCGCTCGAAGCCGACGCCAGCGGCATGCTGGTCAACTACCACCTGCGCATGCCCAACCAGAAGCAGGAAGCGGTCAAGCGCTTCAAGGAACTGAACTTCACCATCGTTGCCGCCGGTGACTCCTACAACGACACGGCAATGCTCGGCGAAGCCCACGGCGGCATCCTCTTCCACCCGCCCGAAAACGTCATCCGCGAATTCCCGCAATTCCCGGTCACCCGCAACTACGACGAACTGCGCGCCGAAATCGACAAGGCGTTTGCGCGAGTTGCCTAA
- the purU gene encoding formyltetrahydrofolate deformylase, with product MHRDRFYTLSASCPDQVGIIARVSGFIAEHGGWILESSFHADDLTGRYFMRIEIKADSLPFLLAEFRERFKLEVGEPLQMDWRITDSAVKKRVVVMVSKQEHCLYDLLARWQSKELDIEIPCVISNHDTFKGFVEWHGIPFIQVPVNKDNKAAAYAEIQRIFEDVRGDTMVLARYMQILSPELCDALAGKILNIHHSFLPSFVGAKPYHQAYERGVKLIGATCHYVTSELDQGPIIEQDVIRIDHSDAPEDMVRYGKDIEKTVLARGLRYHLEDRVLTHGNKTIVFR from the coding sequence ATGCATCGCGACCGTTTCTATACCCTGTCTGCCTCCTGCCCCGACCAAGTCGGGATCATCGCCCGTGTTTCCGGTTTCATTGCCGAACATGGTGGCTGGATTCTCGAGTCGAGCTTCCATGCCGATGATCTGACCGGGCGCTATTTCATGCGCATCGAAATCAAGGCCGACTCCCTGCCCTTCCTGCTTGCCGAGTTTCGCGAACGCTTCAAGCTCGAAGTCGGCGAGCCGCTGCAAATGGACTGGCGGATTACCGACAGCGCAGTCAAGAAACGTGTCGTGGTGATGGTTTCCAAGCAGGAACACTGCCTCTACGACCTGCTCGCGCGCTGGCAATCCAAGGAACTCGACATCGAGATTCCTTGCGTCATTTCCAACCACGACACCTTCAAGGGTTTCGTCGAATGGCACGGCATCCCCTTCATCCAGGTGCCGGTGAACAAGGACAACAAGGCCGCCGCCTACGCCGAAATCCAGCGCATCTTTGAAGACGTGCGCGGCGACACCATGGTTCTCGCCCGCTACATGCAGATCCTGTCGCCCGAACTGTGCGATGCGCTGGCCGGCAAGATTCTCAACATCCACCACAGCTTCCTGCCCAGCTTCGTCGGCGCCAAGCCTTACCACCAGGCCTACGAGCGCGGCGTCAAGCTGATCGGCGCGACCTGCCACTACGTCACCAGCGAACTCGACCAGGGCCCGATCATCGAACAGGACGTGATCCGCATCGACCACTCCGATGCCCCGGAAGACATGGTCCGCTACGGCAAGGACATCGAGAAGACCGTGCTCGCCCGTGGCCTGCGCTACCACCTGGAAGACCGGGTGCTGACGCACGGCAACAAGACCATCGTCTTCCGTTAA
- a CDS encoding isochorismatase family protein, which yields MLLKATDSLLLIVDIQEKLAPAIHDAAAAVANNRRLLAAAARLKVPVVVTEQYVRGLGPTVAELQPWLQDSTVDLEKIEKIHFGACGEPGFVTGLQARERRQIVLTGMETHVCVLQTALGLLAAGFSVALVADAASSRTPENKAAAIARLQAAGAQIVTTEMVIFEWLERAGSDDFRALLPLIR from the coding sequence ATGCTGCTCAAGGCCACCGATTCGCTGCTGCTGATCGTCGATATCCAGGAAAAGCTGGCGCCGGCGATTCACGATGCGGCTGCGGCAGTGGCCAACAACCGGCGGCTGCTCGCCGCCGCGGCCCGGCTCAAGGTGCCAGTGGTGGTCACCGAGCAGTATGTGCGCGGCCTCGGCCCCACCGTGGCCGAATTGCAGCCCTGGCTGCAGGATTCCACGGTCGACCTCGAGAAAATCGAAAAAATCCATTTCGGCGCCTGCGGCGAACCCGGCTTTGTCACCGGCCTGCAGGCCCGGGAGCGCCGCCAGATCGTGCTGACCGGCATGGAAACCCATGTCTGCGTGCTGCAAACCGCGCTCGGCCTGCTCGCCGCCGGCTTCTCGGTCGCGCTGGTCGCTGATGCCGCCTCGTCGCGGACGCCGGAAAACAAGGCCGCCGCCATCGCCCGCCTGCAAGCCGCAGGTGCCCAGATCGTGACCACCGAAATGGTCATCTTCGAGTGGCTGGAACGCGCCGGCAGCGACGACTTCCGCGCCCTGCTGCCGCTGATCCGGTAA